The following coding sequences lie in one Rutidosis leptorrhynchoides isolate AG116_Rl617_1_P2 chromosome 6, CSIRO_AGI_Rlap_v1, whole genome shotgun sequence genomic window:
- the LOC139855635 gene encoding uncharacterized protein, translated as MEMPSGFKFEVGQLVESKSFESGYRGVWFRCKIRDINLKRNRIQLEYYDFEEEEISWEKIYEVPPYGRKSRNIKKQLMVQPRYPLTYKKDEMPDANSISEVCVVFDGTFKVGDKVDWNTDGVYWSARVVEVLSDDKVKIRKILVMQNGEFEWF; from the exons ATGGAGATGCCGAGTGGTTTTAAGTTTGAAGTTGGCCAGCTTGTGGAATCGAAATCATTTGAGAGTGGATATCGTGGTGTCTGGTTCAGATGCAAG ATCAGAGATATCAATTTGAAAAGGAACAGGATACAGCTGGAATACTATgattttgaagaagaag AGATAAGTTGGGAAAAGATATACGAAGTGCCTCCTTATGGCAGGAAGTCAAGGAACATTAAAAAACAACTAATGGTGCAGCCTCGCTATCCGCTAACATATAAAAAAGATGAAATGCCAGATGCTAACTCAATTTCCGAAGTTTGTGTTGTATTTGATGGTACATTTAAGGTTGGTGATAAGGTAGATTGGAATACTGACGGTGTTTATTGGTCTGCAAGGGTTGTCGAAGTGTTGAGCGATGACAAGGTTAAG